CAAAATGGCTAGGACTGTCCGTAAGACCGATCCGGTCAAAAAGGCCGGACGAAAAGATGGATTCAACCGATCCGGACACAGGTTTGTTGTTTGTCACTCATACACTGAATGTTTGCTAATAAAGTCTTCTGATGCAGTATGAACCCAGATCGAAAAATTTCTGGTCTGAGGGGAGTCAGCAAGGCAAGAGATAAGGCCACAATCAAACGATTGCAGATGTACCGTAACTTTAAGGCCAAGCGTGATGAATCAGGCAAAGTCATCCGCCCAGCACCTTTTCAATCCAAATTTGCATCTGGTACTGTTGCACGTGTGGAACCTAACCGCCGCTGGTTTGGAAATGTCAGAGTGGTATGTGATCGTAATTACTACTTCACCATTTCTTTGATAGTGATCAAATATCTTAATCTACGTGACTATATTTAGGTTGGCCAATCAGCACTCCAGAAATTCCAAGAAGAACTTGGACAGGCCATCAAGGATCCCTATCAAGTAGTAATGCGTCAGACAAAGCTGCCCATCACTCTGCTGAAGGAATCCTCTAAATTTGCAAGAGTTCACTTGCTGGAAACTGAAAGCTTTGAAAACACTTTTGGCCCCAAGAAGCAGCGAAAGCGGCCGAGCCTTGCCACCGGTGACTTGGACAGCTACGTTTCCTCAGCCCAAAAATTCGGTGACGGTTACGAAATCGAAAAGGACGGAGCTTTGGTTCGTGATCTGCCAGACGATCGCGAACTGACTCGAGAGTGGATCATGAAGGCTGGCCTCAGCAAACGAATCTGGGGAGAATTGTACAAAGTGATTGACTGCTCGGACGTCATTATCCAGGTATTGAATGATACCAAATCATTGATTTGAGTTAAATTGTTCTAAATGTTTAATTTGTAAAGGTTTTGGACGCTCGTGATCCTTTGGGAACTCGCTGCAAGCAAGTCGAGGCTTATATCCGCAAAGAGAAAAGCCACAAACAATTGTTTTTCGTGCTCAACAAGGTAATTATTGTCATTCACAGGATAATTTAGACCCCTGGCCTAATTCCATGCTTCTTTCTAGGTGGATTTGGTTCCAACTTGGATTACCCAACGTTGGGTCAAGACGCTCAGCTCCGAGTACCCCACCATGGCCTTCCGTTCTTCGATGACCCATCCCTTTGGTAAAGGTTCGTTGATCAATTTGCTGCGCCAATTCGGCAAGCTGCACAGCGACAAGAAGCAAATCAGCGTGGGTTTCATCGGCTACCCGAATGTTGGAAAATCGTCCGTCATCAATACCCTGCGCAGCAAGAAAGTCTGCAAGGTGGCGCCCATCGCCGGTGAGACCAAAGTCTGGCAGTACATCACGTTAATGCGTCGAATCTTCCTCATCGACTGCCCAGGAGTTGTATTTCCCACCGGAGAGACGGACGAGGAAAAAGTGTTGAAGGTAAACTGATCGCAATTTGATTTACCTGATTGCAAATTCTAATACGATCGCTCTATTCTTTCAGGGTGTCGTTCAAGTAGAAAAGCTGAAAACGCCCGAAGACTTTATCCCGGCAGTGCTGGAACGGGTGAAGAAAGAGTATTTGAGCCGCGTCTACAGGTTGAACGACTGGAAAGATGCCACCGACTTTCTCGACCAAATGGCCCGCAGAACGGGCAGGCTGCTCAAAGGTGGAGAACCGGACAACAACGCTGTGGCCCGAATGGTCTTAAACGATTGGCAGCGAGGCAAATTGCCTTTCTTCGTCGCCCCTGTCAATCCGGATGCGGCCAAAGTGGAGGAGAAAACCGAAGTAGATGCTACAGCCGCCGCTGTTGAAGAGACGGGAGAGGAGACCGAAAAGGGCAAGAAGAAATTCGAGCCCAGATTGGCCCAGGATTTCAGTAAAATTCGGGTGGATTTGAAATACGAAGGTGACGACGTCCAGCCTCTGGAGGCCCAGCCGGACTTTATGGACGACCCTTCGGCCGACGAAGCGGAAGACGATGAAGACGCAGAGGAGAATGTGGCCACCGACAAAGCGACGGAAGAGTCCAAATTGGCTGATGTGTCCAAAGGGGAAGACAACGAAGGTCTGGACGACGAGGAAGACGATTACGAGGACGAGatggacgaagaagaagaggatgatAGCGACGTGGATGCGGCGGCCAAGAAGAAACAAGCCAAGACCCTGAAACTCAAAGCGAGAACCATCACCAAGAGCGGGGCCTTTTCCGTGACGCCCACGTCGCGATCGACGAAGAAAGGAGGCGGTGGTGACGAGGATGACCGACCGGAAAACCCGCGCTGGAAGCTGACTTCGAGAGAGAGGAGGAAGATCGATCGcgatcagaaaaagaagaagatcggCACTCACTTTTACGAAGTCGTCAACGTTAAAAACAAGTCGAAGAAGAAGGGTTTCTTGGAGATGGCCAAGGCCTTTAGGGGTCACTGTAAGAAGTAGTGTGGGAGTTGCTTTTGTGATTGTCTAATCTTCTTTATGAGCTGATTATAACGATTGATTGATGCTTTGCCACCACGGGCCGATACACACATTCTcgattcttctctttctcgccGATTGATTCAGTTATTTTGAACATCTTTTATGTAAGTGGAGTCTGAAATAAAACGATGAAAATGGATGACTGGTTATTTTTGGAAGTTgtctttttcctatttcttcgtaaacttatttttccaagttgaaatTATCGTGTtatgacgtttctttttttttaaacttgttttATTAGCAGGTGAGGTTTAAACGAGGCTTTctttgataaaaatttaaaaggagAAACTATTATACTAAGTTCGTTGGCTAATTTCCTGAACCAGAAAACAAATAGATATTTGTGTTTGCTGGATAAGGGATGAATaagcctcgatagcgcagtaggcagcgcgcgagtctcataatctcgaggtcgtgagttcgaacctcactcggggcagtATTTTAAGACCAATGCATCGTCAAAGTTGGATTCTGTCTTGATCTCGGGAGATTCTGTTACGTATGACTGATAACACAAAAATTCCTCGATTTTTGTTTGCAGTATAGATAACATtgagaattaaaatttataatctCTTATTAAGGATGGCGGGGATTTTTCGTAACCTGAAGTAACAGAGCAAATGTAATGACAGGAAAAGAAACCCGTTCTCGTTTGGCAGGTTGTAGTACAGAAACTTTTTCTAGAATGACAGAAAATTTGTTGTAAACTGATTAATTcaccaataataataaagtaggGCACAATTTCCCCTTGAATTGATTTGTCATTCCAAACtatcgaaataataaaatcaggttAGATTTTCACGCAATTGTGTCCTATATAGGCCAGTTATATTCTCGTATTTATGCTGTCATTCCCCAACTGTTCCCCAAGCGAATTAATTGAAAACGAATTAATTCCCCCAATTGAGTTGACAAAAAAGTATGCCTTTCAAATGTGTTTACTGGGCTGACTAAATTCTATTTTAAGCATTTTAAGTATTTGTTCTCTGCGCATTTATTTATAGGCATACAGGGGGATTCTCCTTTTACTGGAATAATAGTCCATTAAATCGctaattttctttactttcgATTGTCAGTGCTGACCGGATCTCTCGAAGTTATTGGCATTTTTAGTGGCATTGGCCTTATGTGCAGTGTATATATTAATAGGACACAGCTGCATGCATTCTCTTTCACTTTCTGCCTTTTCCTTTCGTTCACGGTGATGCCATATCGGATACGCTGCCAAACCTGTTTCTCAACTATTTCACGACCATATTGCTGCTGGTTTTCACGCTAAATGAACGCCAATCGGTTCGGTATAGAATTTAATGATGGCCATTATATATTCTATCAGTATAGTCATTTCTATTTAcgccatttatttattattttctcttccACTATTTGCTGATCGGCAACTTTAATTCGAAGCCATGAATTTACCGCCATTTATGCCTGACAGGAAATTCACGGGTAAATTCACCTGAAAAGTCTTAGCTGAAACCGGAATGGCAACAAGCTGGCCATTACGTAATATACAGTTTCACCTTGTTGCGTTTCGTAATGATCAATTATTAAACAATTTAATTCACAGATCttataaatttcttttttagacgtTTGCGAGCAGTTTGCGAGTTGTGTAACTAAGGATAGTTTCACGTCTATAGAACAtatagaaggagagagagtgaaATCTAAAGCAAGCGCAAAGCCCTTATGCAGAAATCGCTTCCTACACCACACACTCCGAAGATGGTATAGTGTAACCTGCATGCAGTACCGGTATAAAATGTCGTCATTAAACCCTTCACTTTGAAATTGGGGTTGGgtgtgaatatttttcaatatcTCAACTTCAAATGACTATGATGCTGTTCCCAGGAATATTTCCTGACCACCAGGTGATTCGCAtcaatttccaaaaaaaaacttgcccTCGTGAATTTCCTTTCACTTTCAACGACGAGCTTCTTTATAGTCATAAGAAAGAATCAGCTATATTGACTATGGCAAGTTCTCATACAAAGCCAGCGCTTGTTTTCCAGCTGTTTCACCGAAAAAGGAAGCGCTTTGATGACATTTTCACATCAAGTTATAATATCTATTCCTGCTATGTCCTGGAACAAAATGAGACCTTAAAAAAACTCAAGGATGCGCACAGTCAAAAGAGAAAGT
This sequence is a window from Daphnia pulicaria isolate SC F1-1A chromosome 7, SC_F0-13Bv2, whole genome shotgun sequence. Protein-coding genes within it:
- the LOC124350515 gene encoding nucleolar GTP-binding protein 2-like; its protein translation is MARTVRKTDPVKKAGRKDGFNRSGHSMNPDRKISGLRGVSKARDKATIKRLQMYRNFKAKRDESGKVIRPAPFQSKFASGTVARVEPNRRWFGNVRVVGQSALQKFQEELGQAIKDPYQVVMRQTKLPITLLKESSKFARVHLLETESFENTFGPKKQRKRPSLATGDLDSYVSSAQKFGDGYEIEKDGALVRDLPDDRELTREWIMKAGLSKRIWGELYKVIDCSDVIIQVLDARDPLGTRCKQVEAYIRKEKSHKQLFFVLNKVDLVPTWITQRWVKTLSSEYPTMAFRSSMTHPFGKGSLINLLRQFGKLHSDKKQISVGFIGYPNVGKSSVINTLRSKKVCKVAPIAGETKVWQYITLMRRIFLIDCPGVVFPTGETDEEKVLKGVVQVEKLKTPEDFIPAVLERVKKEYLSRVYRLNDWKDATDFLDQMARRTGRLLKGGEPDNNAVARMVLNDWQRGKLPFFVAPVNPDAAKVEEKTEVDATAAAVEETGEETEKGKKKFEPRLAQDFSKIRVDLKYEGDDVQPLEAQPDFMDDPSADEAEDDEDAEENVATDKATEESKLADVSKGEDNEGLDDEEDDYEDEMDEEEEDDSDVDAAAKKKQAKTLKLKARTITKSGAFSVTPTSRSTKKGGGGDEDDRPENPRWKLTSRERRKIDRDQKKKKIGTHFYEVVNVKNKSKKKGFLEMAKAFRGHCKK